GGCGGTTTTCCAGACTCGGACCGCGGCGCGGAAACGCCTAGACGGCGGTGACGGAAACGTAGCGGCGGTTACGCCGGGTGTAGAAATCGACGCGGCCGTCGATCTTGGCGAACAGGGTGTGGTCGCGTCCCAGACCGGCGCCGGGGCCGGCGTGGAAGTTGGTGCCGCGTTGGCGCACCAGCACGGAGCCGCCGGTGACCAGTTGGCCAGCGAAACGCTTGCAGCCCAGACGTTTGGATTCGGAGTCACGTCCGTTGCGGGAAGAACCGCCTGCCTTCTTGTGAGCCATAACTATCCCTCGGTGTTGATGTTAGCTACTGCGGGTCCCAGTTCGCGCCGTAGTGTATTACCTGCAGGCCCTCTTGTCAAGGGTTTTCT
Above is a genomic segment from Candidatus Coatesbacteria bacterium containing:
- the rpmA gene encoding 50S ribosomal protein L27 encodes the protein MAHKKAGGSSRNGRDSESKRLGCKRFAGQLVTGGSVLVRQRGTNFHAGPGAGLGRDHTLFAKIDGRVDFYTRRNRRYVSVTAV